A stretch of the Streptomyces ortus genome encodes the following:
- a CDS encoding phosphotransferase family protein encodes MLPLVETGEELDAVVRDEALLRPAVADLCERLGLVPKQMVRYIEGSLPVYSIGAAHVLKLFPAFEKLDARREERMLGHVYGKLPVPTPQLYSAGAYKNGWSFVLMSRLPGMGLAEAWPRIPAADQDRIVTEAGETLAALHSLSVGALAGVVGPSDWGLFVDAQRANAVEQQRETGLPEVWLDQIPWFLNSVPLPAPSRRVLLHTEFMREHLTVDPDGWRLTGLFDFEPVLAGHPAYDFVSVGLFLTCGRPRLLKRFYEAYGRPPFDPHTVMAYTLLHVYSNLSSYLRVLPKPPEPTLDSLARTWFGTD; translated from the coding sequence ATGCTGCCACTCGTTGAGACCGGCGAGGAGCTGGACGCGGTCGTCCGCGACGAGGCCCTGCTGCGGCCGGCCGTGGCGGACCTGTGCGAGCGCCTCGGCCTGGTCCCCAAGCAGATGGTCCGCTACATCGAGGGCTCGCTCCCGGTGTACTCCATCGGCGCCGCGCACGTCCTGAAGCTGTTCCCCGCCTTCGAGAAGCTCGACGCCCGGCGCGAGGAGCGGATGCTCGGCCATGTGTACGGCAAACTGCCGGTCCCGACACCGCAGTTGTACTCGGCGGGCGCGTACAAGAACGGCTGGTCCTTCGTCCTGATGTCCCGGTTGCCCGGCATGGGTCTCGCGGAGGCGTGGCCGCGGATCCCGGCGGCGGACCAGGACCGTATCGTCACGGAGGCCGGTGAGACGCTCGCGGCACTGCACTCGCTGAGTGTCGGGGCACTCGCGGGTGTCGTCGGCCCGTCCGACTGGGGCCTGTTCGTCGACGCCCAGCGCGCGAACGCGGTGGAGCAGCAGCGCGAGACCGGCCTGCCGGAGGTCTGGCTCGACCAGATCCCGTGGTTCCTGAACTCGGTGCCGCTGCCCGCCCCTTCACGACGGGTGCTGCTGCACACCGAGTTCATGCGCGAGCACCTGACGGTGGACCCGGACGGCTGGCGGCTGACCGGCCTCTTCGACTTCGAGCCGGTGCTGGCCGGCCATCCCGCCTACGACTTCGTGAGCGTCGGCCTGTTCCTCACGTGCGGCCGGCCCCGGCTCCTGAAACGGTTCTACGAGGCTTACGGGCGCCCGCCGTTCGACCCGCACACGGTCATGGCGTACACGCTGCTGCACGTCTACAGCAACCTGTCCTCGTACTTGCGCGTACTGCC
- the argS gene encoding arginine--tRNA ligase has translation MPPVTSLTAHVHQRLTTALTATLPETADADPLLRRSDRADFQANGILALAKKAKANPRDLATKVVDQVVTGDLIKDIEVSGPGFLNITLTDRAITETLAARATDPADRLGVPLAAHPGTTVIDYAQPNVAKEMHVGHLRSAVIGDAVVRILEFVGESVVRRHHIGDWGTQFGMLIQYLDEHPHELDREATADGAAETGEEAMSNLNRLYKAARTHFDSDEEFKTRARRRVVDLQAGDPHTLATWQRFVDESKVYFFSVFEKLDMEIRDADIVGESGYNDMLDETCRLLEESGVAVRSEGALCVFFDDVKGPDGNPVPLIVKKSDGGYGYAATDLSAIRNRVFDLKADTLLYVVDARQSLHFKMVFETARRAGWLNEETKAQQLAFGTVLGKDGKPFKTREGETVRLVDLLDEAIDRATTVVREKAAKMGLSEEEIVENGRFVGVGAVKYADLSTSAVRDYKFDLDQMVSLNGDTSVYLQYAYARIQSILRKAGDARPVAHPELALAPAERALGLHLDQFGELLLDVAAGYEPHKLAAYLYQLASHLTTFYDQCQVLSDANPREVVENRLFLVDLTARTLHQGMALLGIRTPERL, from the coding sequence ATGCCCCCGGTCACGTCCCTCACCGCCCACGTCCACCAGCGCCTCACGACCGCCCTCACGGCAACCCTGCCGGAGACCGCGGACGCGGACCCGCTGCTGCGACGCAGCGACAGGGCGGACTTCCAGGCCAACGGAATCCTCGCCCTGGCGAAGAAGGCGAAGGCCAACCCCAGGGACCTCGCGACCAAGGTCGTCGACCAGGTCGTCACGGGTGACCTGATCAAGGACATCGAGGTCTCGGGCCCCGGCTTCCTGAACATCACCCTCACGGACCGGGCGATCACGGAGACCCTCGCGGCCCGCGCCACGGACCCGGCGGACCGCCTCGGCGTGCCGCTCGCCGCGCACCCGGGCACGACGGTCATCGACTACGCCCAGCCGAACGTGGCGAAGGAGATGCACGTAGGCCACCTGCGCTCCGCGGTGATCGGGGACGCGGTCGTGCGGATCCTGGAGTTCGTCGGCGAGAGCGTCGTCAGGCGGCACCACATCGGCGACTGGGGCACCCAGTTCGGCATGCTCATCCAGTACCTGGACGAGCACCCGCACGAACTGGACCGCGAAGCCACCGCGGACGGTGCCGCCGAGACGGGCGAGGAGGCGATGTCGAACCTCAACCGCCTCTACAAGGCGGCGCGCACGCACTTCGACTCCGACGAGGAGTTCAAGACGCGGGCCCGCCGCAGGGTGGTCGACCTGCAGGCGGGCGACCCGCACACCCTCGCCACCTGGCAGCGGTTCGTGGACGAGTCGAAGGTCTACTTCTTCTCGGTCTTCGAGAAGCTGGACATGGAGATCCGGGACGCGGACATCGTCGGCGAGTCGGGCTACAACGACATGCTGGACGAGACGTGCCGCCTCCTGGAGGAGTCGGGTGTCGCCGTCCGCTCCGAGGGCGCGCTGTGCGTGTTCTTCGACGACGTGAAGGGCCCGGACGGCAATCCCGTCCCGCTGATCGTGAAGAAGTCGGACGGCGGTTACGGCTACGCGGCGACCGACCTCTCCGCGATCAGGAACCGCGTCTTCGACCTGAAGGCGGACACCCTCCTGTACGTGGTCGACGCCCGCCAGTCGCTGCACTTCAAGATGGTCTTCGAGACGGCCCGCAGGGCGGGCTGGCTGAACGAGGAGACCAAGGCGCAGCAGCTGGCCTTCGGCACGGTCCTCGGCAAGGACGGCAAGCCGTTCAAGACGCGTGAGGGCGAGACGGTCCGGCTGGTGGACCTCCTGGACGAGGCGATCGACCGTGCCACGACGGTGGTCCGCGAGAAGGCCGCGAAGATGGGCCTCTCCGAGGAGGAGATCGTCGAGAACGGCCGGTTCGTCGGGGTCGGCGCCGTGAAGTACGCGGACCTGTCGACGTCGGCCGTGCGGGACTACAAGTTCGACCTGGACCAGATGGTGTCGCTGAACGGCGACACGAGCGTGTACCTCCAGTACGCGTACGCCCGTATCCAGTCGATCCTCCGCAAAGCCGGGGACGCGCGTCCGGTGGCCCACCCGGAGCTGGCGCTGGCTCCGGCGGAGCGTGCGCTGGGGCTGCACCTGGACCAGTTCGGCGAGCTGCTCCTGGACGTGGCCGCGGGATACGAGCCGCACAAGCTGGCCGCGTACCTGTACCAACTGGCGTCGCACCTGACGACGTTCTACGACCAGTGCCAGGTGCTGAGCGACGCGAACCCGCGGGAGGTCGTCGAGAACAGGCTGTTCCTCGTCGACCTGACGGCCCGCACGCTCCACCAGGGCATGGCGCTGCTCGGCATCAGGACCCCCGAGCGCCTCTAG
- the lysS gene encoding lysine--tRNA ligase: MPIVAQSTETTDWVSRFADEVIEESERRAPGKPVVVASGLSPSGPIHLGNLREVMTPHLVADEIRRRGHEVRHLISWDDYDRYRKVPDGIPGVDGSWAEHIGRPLTSVPAPAGSAYPNWAEHFKAPMVAALAELGVEFDGISQTEQYTSGVYREQILHAMKHRGDIDAILDQYRTKKAPPKKQGQKPVDEAELEAAEGSGAAAEDDGTGSAGYFPYKPYCGGCGKDLTTVTAYDDETTELTYSCTECAYAETVRLSEFNRGKLVWKVDWPMRWAYEGVVFEPSGVDHSSPGSSFQVGGQIVGSIFGGKQPIGPMYAFVGISGMAKMSSSKGGVPTPGDALKIMEPQLLRWLYARRRPNQSFKIAFDQEIQRLYDEWDKLEAKVAGGTSQAFGSGGGSALPGDVAAHARAVGTAAGELAKTPRPMAYRTLASVADITAGADDQTLRILSELDPADPITSLDEVRPRLDKAEAWINTQVPADQRTVVRKDADAELLASLDDQGRASLRLLLDGLDTHWSLDGLTHLVYGVPKVQAGFSADATPKELPAEIKVAQRTFFALLYHLLVGRDTGPRLPTLLLAVGQERVRKLLGE; the protein is encoded by the coding sequence GTGCCGATCGTGGCTCAGAGCACCGAGACCACCGACTGGGTCTCCCGTTTCGCGGATGAGGTCATCGAGGAGTCGGAGCGCCGAGCCCCCGGCAAACCCGTCGTCGTCGCGTCCGGACTGTCACCCTCCGGCCCCATCCACCTGGGCAACCTGCGCGAGGTCATGACCCCGCACCTCGTCGCCGACGAGATCAGGCGCCGCGGGCACGAGGTCAGGCATCTGATCTCGTGGGACGACTACGACCGGTACCGCAAGGTGCCGGACGGCATTCCCGGGGTCGACGGGTCGTGGGCCGAGCACATCGGCCGGCCCCTGACCTCCGTACCCGCCCCGGCCGGATCCGCGTACCCGAACTGGGCCGAGCACTTCAAGGCCCCCATGGTCGCCGCACTCGCCGAGCTGGGCGTCGAGTTCGACGGGATCAGCCAGACCGAGCAGTACACGTCGGGCGTCTATCGCGAGCAGATCCTGCACGCGATGAAGCACCGCGGTGACATCGACGCGATCCTCGACCAGTACCGGACCAAGAAGGCACCCCCGAAGAAGCAGGGCCAGAAGCCCGTCGACGAGGCCGAGCTCGAAGCCGCCGAAGGCTCCGGCGCCGCCGCCGAGGACGACGGCACCGGGTCCGCCGGGTACTTCCCGTACAAGCCGTACTGCGGCGGCTGCGGCAAGGACCTCACCACCGTCACGGCCTACGACGACGAGACCACCGAGCTGACGTACAGCTGTACCGAGTGCGCCTACGCGGAGACCGTCCGGCTCAGCGAGTTCAATCGCGGCAAGCTCGTCTGGAAGGTCGACTGGCCGATGCGCTGGGCCTACGAGGGCGTCGTCTTCGAGCCGAGCGGTGTCGATCACTCGTCCCCCGGGTCCAGCTTCCAGGTCGGCGGGCAGATCGTCGGCAGCATCTTCGGCGGCAAGCAGCCCATCGGGCCCATGTACGCCTTCGTGGGGATCTCCGGGATGGCGAAGATGTCGTCCAGCAAGGGAGGCGTGCCCACGCCGGGCGACGCGCTGAAGATCATGGAGCCGCAACTGCTGCGCTGGCTCTACGCCCGCCGCAGGCCCAACCAGTCGTTCAAGATCGCCTTCGACCAGGAGATCCAGCGGCTCTACGACGAGTGGGACAAGCTGGAGGCGAAGGTCGCCGGGGGCACCTCCCAGGCGTTCGGCTCCGGAGGAGGGTCCGCCCTGCCGGGGGACGTCGCCGCCCACGCGCGCGCCGTCGGCACCGCGGCCGGGGAGCTCGCCAAGACGCCCCGGCCGATGGCCTACCGCACGCTCGCCTCCGTCGCCGACATCACCGCCGGCGCCGACGACCAGACCCTGCGCATCCTGAGCGAGCTCGACCCCGCGGACCCGATCACCTCGCTCGACGAGGTCCGGCCGCGGCTCGACAAGGCCGAGGCCTGGATCAACACCCAGGTCCCCGCCGACCAGCGGACCGTCGTGCGCAAGGACGCGGACGCCGAACTCCTCGCGTCCCTCGACGACCAGGGCCGCGCCTCGCTGCGGCTGCTGCTCGACGGACTCGACACGCACTGGTCGCTGGACGGGCTCACCCACCTCGTCTACGGCGTTCCGAAGGTCCAGGCCGGCTTCTCCGCCGACGCCACGCCCAAAGAACTCCCGGCGGAGATCAAGGTCGCCCAGCGCACGTTCTTCGCGCTGCTCTACCACCTGCTGGTGGGCCGCGACACCGGCCCGCGCCTGCCCACCCTGCTGCTCGCGGTGGGCCAGGAGCGGGTGAGGAAGCTGCTCGGGGAGTAG
- a CDS encoding DUF2637 domain-containing protein, whose protein sequence is MQLTKTHKILIGVVVFGAVVIAAIGFAGSYAAVRELALEKGFGNFSYVFPIGIDAGICVLLSLDLLLTWIRIPFPLLRQTAWLLTAATIAFNGAAAWPDPLGVGMHAVIPILFVVSVEAARHAIGRIADITADKHMEGVRLTRWLLSPLPTFLLWRRMKLWELRSYEQVIKLEQERLVYQARLRSRFGRSWRRKAPVESLMPLRLARYGVPLAETAPSGLAAAGIEPALLPPAPQPALESAPQPAEASAGGRTPAAPAVRDEAAPDRTRRPAPEHDEFPEPPDPQAQEEAEPHNPWLHARDPQSVEYQGGYDPTYDPEAADTQWWQDQQAEEFEERQRLQDERRFQERRRFEQQAQAQAPEPAPLAEPAPEPSMEDTGTFPIPSGPGRTRELGAGGGSEPTEDDYYLVFKKSIDGSYPTSGQFRGNVEDTYGTKLPQREADRMVNRFTNRHTAELQEDHIA, encoded by the coding sequence ATGCAGCTCACCAAGACGCACAAGATCCTCATCGGAGTGGTCGTCTTCGGAGCGGTCGTCATCGCAGCGATCGGCTTCGCCGGTTCCTACGCGGCGGTCCGCGAACTCGCCCTGGAGAAGGGCTTCGGGAACTTCAGCTACGTGTTCCCGATCGGCATCGACGCGGGCATCTGCGTCCTGCTCTCGCTCGACCTGCTCCTCACCTGGATCAGGATCCCGTTCCCGCTGCTGCGGCAGACGGCGTGGCTGCTGACGGCCGCGACGATCGCCTTCAACGGCGCCGCCGCCTGGCCGGACCCGCTCGGCGTGGGCATGCACGCGGTCATCCCGATCCTGTTCGTGGTCTCCGTGGAGGCGGCCCGGCACGCGATCGGCCGGATCGCGGACATCACCGCCGACAAGCACATGGAGGGCGTACGCCTCACCCGCTGGCTGCTCTCCCCGCTCCCCACGTTCCTCCTGTGGCGCCGGATGAAGCTGTGGGAGCTGCGCTCCTACGAGCAGGTCATCAAGCTGGAGCAGGAACGTCTCGTCTACCAGGCGCGGCTGCGCTCCCGCTTCGGCCGTTCCTGGCGCCGCAAGGCCCCGGTGGAGTCCCTGATGCCCCTGCGGCTGGCCCGCTACGGCGTCCCCCTGGCCGAGACCGCCCCCTCGGGCCTCGCGGCGGCGGGCATCGAGCCCGCGCTGCTGCCCCCGGCGCCGCAGCCCGCCCTGGAGTCCGCGCCGCAACCGGCCGAGGCGTCCGCGGGCGGTCGCACCCCCGCGGCGCCCGCCGTACGGGACGAGGCGGCTCCCGACCGCACGCGGCGCCCCGCTCCCGAGCACGACGAGTTCCCGGAGCCTCCGGATCCGCAGGCGCAGGAAGAGGCGGAGCCGCACAACCCGTGGCTGCACGCCCGCGACCCTCAGTCGGTCGAGTACCAGGGCGGTTACGACCCGACGTACGACCCGGAGGCCGCGGACACCCAGTGGTGGCAGGACCAGCAGGCCGAGGAGTTCGAGGAACGGCAGCGGCTCCAGGACGAGCGGCGGTTCCAGGAGCGGCGACGCTTCGAGCAGCAGGCGCAGGCGCAGGCTCCCGAGCCCGCCCCCCTTGCCGAGCCGGCTCCCGAGCCGTCCATGGAGGACACCGGCACCTTCCCGATCCCGTCCGGCCCCGGCCGTACCCGCGAGCTGGGTGCGGGCGGCGGCTCGGAGCCGACCGAGGACGACTACTACCTGGTCTTCAAGAAGTCGATAGACGGCAGCTATCCGACCTCGGGCCAGTTCCGGGGCAACGTGGAGGACACGTACGGCACCAAGCTCCCGCAGCGCGAGGCCGACCGGATGGTCAACCGCTTCACCAACCGCCACACGGCGGAGCTCCAGGAGGACCACATCGCGTAG
- a CDS encoding DUF3558 family protein, with translation MHRSVQRHRQRLTRILAGAAAVPVMLVASGCSSDSGGGSGDDAKKDSGASASSSATEAAAVVKEATYAKLPEPCKVFASKTLKELVPEGAKSGKEGKSEDIGTRGNCSWDSLDNKGVKGSQFRWLNVSLLRFESDQSRGTGEKLASEYYAKHAEDARAVEDAKNIKSQPVSGTGNEATLVTYDLKKKEGTFRQQTLVTRVENVVVTVDYNGAGLAGDDSPKAADLTKSAEKAAKEAVQAVVTANGGGAGAGSDADASPSKSPSKSATESPSKSSGKGSDLGAGSDSGSGSGSGSDDSASPRKSATKKD, from the coding sequence ATGCACCGATCCGTACAGCGACACCGTCAGCGACTCACCCGCATCCTGGCCGGGGCCGCCGCCGTCCCGGTGATGCTCGTCGCCTCCGGCTGCTCCTCGGACTCCGGCGGCGGCTCGGGCGACGACGCGAAGAAGGACTCCGGCGCCTCGGCGTCGTCCTCCGCCACGGAGGCGGCGGCGGTGGTGAAGGAGGCGACGTACGCGAAGCTTCCCGAGCCGTGCAAGGTGTTCGCGTCGAAGACGCTGAAGGAGCTCGTCCCGGAGGGCGCCAAGTCCGGCAAGGAGGGCAAGTCCGAGGACATCGGCACCCGCGGCAACTGCTCCTGGGACAGCCTGGACAACAAGGGTGTGAAGGGTTCGCAGTTCCGCTGGCTGAACGTGTCGCTGCTGCGTTTCGAGTCGGACCAGAGCCGGGGCACGGGCGAGAAGCTGGCTTCGGAGTACTACGCCAAGCACGCCGAGGACGCGCGTGCGGTGGAGGACGCGAAGAACATCAAGTCGCAGCCGGTCTCCGGCACGGGCAACGAGGCGACGCTGGTGACGTACGACCTGAAGAAGAAGGAAGGCACCTTCAGGCAGCAGACGCTCGTGACGCGCGTGGAGAACGTCGTGGTGACGGTCGACTACAACGGCGCGGGCCTGGCGGGCGACGACTCCCCGAAGGCGGCCGATCTGACGAAGTCGGCGGAGAAGGCCGCGAAGGAAGCCGTCCAGGCGGTCGTGACCGCGAACGGCGGCGGAGCCGGGGCCGGGTCGGACGCCGACGCCTCCCCGAGCAAGTCCCCGAGCAAGTCCGCGACCGAGTCCCCGAGCAAGAGTTCCGGCAAGGGTTCGGACCTCGGCGCCGGTTCCGACTCCGGCTCCGGCTCCGGCTCCGGCTCCGACGACAGCGCGAGCCCCCGCAAGTCCGCCACCAAGAAGGACTGA
- a CDS encoding DUF3558 domain-containing protein, whose translation MQRKAYVPGVAALLAALLAGCTGGSPDSDGQDDPKPGGPTSTAAAAQPGKYRTLPEPCGAVSQSTLDSLLPGIEQLTDEEAREKAYEGTATVTYDTDRKVGCRWKAESATATDHLLVDFERVVSYDNTVSDEDRAEEIYGKKEVTADLPAPAASPSDSSDSSDSSKTPDAPESSKSGSKSGSDDGATGDSDSDGGSSADADPSTDPSGDPSASGASGSTPSALLPRTLDGLGDTAFLDDALNDSKQRTVTVVFRTSNVVVTIQYDEQPATTTDVPSSEDMQDRARKLAGQLAESFSD comes from the coding sequence GTGCAGCGGAAGGCGTACGTACCCGGCGTCGCCGCGCTCCTCGCGGCGTTGCTGGCCGGTTGCACCGGCGGATCGCCGGACAGCGACGGCCAGGACGACCCGAAGCCGGGCGGCCCGACGTCGACGGCCGCCGCGGCACAGCCCGGCAAGTACCGCACCCTCCCCGAGCCCTGCGGCGCGGTGTCGCAGAGCACCCTGGACTCCCTGCTGCCGGGCATCGAGCAGCTGACGGACGAGGAGGCGCGCGAGAAGGCCTACGAGGGCACGGCGACGGTCACGTACGACACGGACCGGAAGGTCGGCTGCCGCTGGAAGGCGGAGTCGGCGACCGCGACCGACCACCTCCTGGTCGACTTCGAGCGGGTGGTCTCCTACGACAACACGGTGAGCGACGAGGACCGCGCGGAGGAGATCTACGGGAAGAAGGAGGTGACGGCGGACCTTCCGGCACCGGCCGCGTCGCCCTCCGACTCCTCCGACTCCTCCGACTCCTCCAAAACGCCTGACGCACCCGAGTCGTCCAAGTCCGGGTCCAAGTCCGGGTCGGACGACGGAGCCACCGGCGACAGCGACAGCGACGGCGGTTCCTCCGCGGACGCGGACCCGTCCACGGACCCCTCCGGCGACCCCTCCGCCAGCGGCGCCTCGGGCTCCACGCCGAGCGCCCTCCTGCCCCGCACGCTCGACGGCCTGGGCGACACGGCGTTCCTCGACGACGCGCTGAACGACTCCAAGCAGCGCACGGTGACTGTGGTGTTCCGCACGTCCAACGTGGTCGTGACGATCCAGTACGACGAGCAGCCGGCGACCACGACGGACGTCCCCAGCAGCGAGGACATGCAGGACAGGGCACGGAAACTGGCGGGTCAGCTCGCCGAGTCGTTCAGCGATTAG
- a CDS encoding RtcB family protein codes for MSYVEMPGAKVPIRMWADPASVEEGAMQQLRNVSTLPWIKGLAVMPDVHYGKGATVGSVIAMRGAVCPAAVGVDIGCGMSAVKTSLTANDLPGDLSRLRTKVEQAIPVGRGMHDSPVDPGGFHGLATAGWDDFWGRFDGVAEAVKFRQGRATKQMGTLGGGNHFWEFCLDSDDSVWIMLHSGSRNIGKELAEHHIGIAQKLSHNQGLIDRDLAVFIADTPQMAAYRHDLFWAQEYAKHNRAIMMAISKDVVRREFKKAKVTFEPEISCHHNYVSEERYEGVDLLVTRKGAIRAGSGEYGIIPGSMGAGSYIVKGLGNEKAFNSASHGAGRRMSRNAAKRRFTVKDLEEQTRGVECRKDSGVVDEIPAAYKPIEQVIDQQRDLVEVVAKLKQVVCVKG; via the coding sequence ATGTCGTACGTGGAGATGCCGGGGGCGAAGGTTCCGATCCGGATGTGGGCGGACCCGGCGTCGGTGGAGGAAGGGGCGATGCAGCAGCTCCGCAACGTCTCCACGCTCCCCTGGATCAAGGGCCTTGCCGTCATGCCGGACGTGCACTACGGCAAGGGCGCGACGGTCGGATCGGTCATCGCGATGCGGGGTGCGGTGTGCCCTGCGGCGGTCGGCGTGGACATCGGCTGCGGTATGTCCGCGGTCAAGACGTCCCTGACGGCCAACGACCTGCCGGGCGACCTGTCCCGGCTGCGGACGAAGGTGGAGCAGGCGATTCCGGTCGGGCGGGGCATGCATGACAGCCCGGTCGATCCGGGCGGCTTCCATGGTCTTGCCACCGCCGGGTGGGACGATTTCTGGGGGCGGTTCGACGGCGTCGCGGAGGCGGTGAAGTTCCGTCAGGGGCGGGCCACCAAGCAGATGGGCACTCTGGGTGGCGGAAACCACTTCTGGGAGTTCTGCCTCGACTCGGACGACTCGGTCTGGATCATGCTGCATTCCGGTTCCCGGAACATCGGCAAGGAACTCGCCGAGCATCACATCGGTATCGCGCAGAAGCTCTCGCACAACCAGGGGCTGATCGACCGCGACCTCGCCGTATTCATCGCGGACACCCCGCAGATGGCGGCGTACCGGCACGATCTCTTCTGGGCGCAGGAGTACGCGAAGCACAATCGCGCGATCATGATGGCGATCTCGAAGGACGTCGTCCGCCGGGAGTTCAAGAAGGCGAAGGTGACCTTCGAGCCGGAGATCTCCTGCCACCACAACTACGTGAGCGAAGAGCGGTACGAGGGCGTGGACCTGCTGGTCACCCGCAAGGGCGCCATCCGCGCGGGCTCCGGCGAGTACGGGATCATCCCGGGCTCGATGGGCGCCGGTTCGTACATCGTGAAAGGGCTCGGCAACGAGAAGGCGTTCAACTCCGCCTCACACGGCGCGGGCCGGCGGATGAGCCGCAACGCGGCCAAGCGGCGCTTCACGGTCAAGGACCTGGAGGAGCAGACGCGGGGCGTGGAGTGCCGTAAGGATTCCGGCGTCGTGGACGAGATCCCGGCCGCGTACAAGCCGATCGAGCAGGTCATCGACCAGCAGCGGGATCTGGTCGAGGTGGTGGCGAAGCTCAAGCAGGTTGTTTGTGTGAAGGGGTGA
- a CDS encoding SDR family NAD(P)-dependent oxidoreductase: protein MTAPAPATPTAPAAASRIAVVTGASSGIGAATARQLATAGYRVVLTARRKDRIEALAEEIGAAGGEAMAYALDVTDRAAVDEFATAFKKIGVLINNAGGALGADPVASGDPAEWRQMYETNVIGTLNVTQALLPALTASGDGTVVVVSSTAGHGTYEGGAGYVAAKHAEHVLAETLRLEIVGTPVRVIEIAPGMVRTDEFALTRFGGDTEKAAKVYAGVAEPLTAEDVAETITWTVTRPSHVNIDLLVVRPRAQASNTKVHREL from the coding sequence ATGACCGCCCCCGCACCCGCCACCCCCACCGCGCCCGCCGCCGCGTCCCGTATCGCCGTCGTCACCGGCGCGAGCAGCGGAATCGGCGCGGCGACGGCCCGGCAACTGGCGACCGCGGGCTACCGGGTGGTCCTCACGGCCCGCCGCAAGGACCGCATCGAGGCGCTCGCGGAGGAGATCGGCGCGGCGGGCGGCGAGGCGATGGCCTACGCGCTGGACGTCACCGACCGTGCGGCGGTCGACGAGTTCGCGACAGCCTTCAAGAAGATCGGCGTCCTGATCAACAACGCGGGCGGCGCACTCGGCGCCGACCCGGTCGCGTCCGGCGACCCCGCGGAGTGGCGCCAGATGTACGAGACGAACGTCATCGGGACCCTGAACGTCACCCAGGCCCTCCTCCCGGCGCTGACCGCGTCCGGCGACGGCACGGTGGTCGTCGTCTCCTCGACCGCGGGCCACGGCACCTACGAGGGCGGCGCCGGCTACGTGGCCGCCAAGCACGCCGAGCACGTCCTCGCCGAGACCCTCCGCCTGGAGATCGTCGGCACCCCGGTCCGGGTCATCGAGATCGCGCCCGGCATGGTGCGGACCGACGAGTTCGCCCTGACCCGCTTCGGCGGCGACACCGAGAAGGCGGCGAAGGTCTACGCCGGGGTGGCCGAGCCCCTCACCGCCGAGGACGTGGCCGAGACGATCACCTGGACGGTCACGCGCCCCTCGCACGTCAACATCGACCTGCTGGTCGTACGCCCCCGCGCCCAGGCCTCCAACACGAAGGTCCACCGGGAGCTGTAG
- a CDS encoding LLM class flavin-dependent oxidoreductase has protein sequence MQFGIFTVGDVTPDPTTGRTPSEHERIKAMVAIAQKAEEVGLDVFATGEHHNPPFVPSSPTTMLGWVAARTENLILSTSTTLITTNDPVKIAEDFAMLQHLADGRVDLMMGRGNTGPVYPWFGKDIRQGINLAVENYALLYRLWREESVTWEGKFRTPLQSFTSTPRPLDGVPPFVWHGSIRSPEIAEQAAYYGDGFFHNNIFWPADHTKQMVELYRSRYAHYGHGTPEQAIVGLGGQVFMRRNSQDAVREFRPYFDNAPVYGHGPSLEDFTEQTPLTVGSPEQVIEKTLSFRDYAGDYQRQLFLVDHAGLPLKTVLEQIDMLGEEVVPVLREEFAKRRAAGVPDAPTHAARVAAAATEVAEVAEVAEAGQEVSTS, from the coding sequence ATGCAGTTCGGGATCTTCACCGTCGGCGATGTCACGCCGGACCCCACCACGGGCCGGACCCCGTCCGAGCATGAGCGGATCAAGGCCATGGTCGCCATCGCGCAGAAGGCCGAGGAGGTCGGGCTCGACGTCTTCGCGACCGGCGAGCACCACAACCCCCCGTTCGTGCCGTCGTCGCCGACCACCATGCTCGGCTGGGTCGCCGCCCGCACCGAGAACCTCATCCTCTCCACCTCCACCACCCTCATCACCACCAACGACCCGGTGAAGATCGCCGAGGACTTCGCGATGCTCCAGCACCTCGCGGACGGGCGCGTGGACCTGATGATGGGGCGCGGCAACACCGGCCCGGTCTACCCCTGGTTCGGCAAGGACATCCGCCAGGGCATCAACCTCGCCGTCGAGAACTACGCCCTGCTGTACCGGCTGTGGCGCGAGGAGTCGGTGACCTGGGAGGGCAAGTTCCGTACGCCGCTGCAGTCGTTCACCTCGACGCCGCGGCCGTTGGACGGCGTGCCGCCGTTCGTCTGGCACGGCTCGATCCGCTCGCCGGAGATCGCCGAGCAGGCCGCGTACTACGGCGACGGGTTCTTCCACAACAACATCTTCTGGCCGGCCGACCACACCAAGCAGATGGTCGAGCTGTACCGGTCGAGGTACGCGCACTACGGGCACGGCACGCCCGAGCAGGCGATCGTCGGGCTCGGCGGGCAGGTGTTCATGCGGCGCAACTCGCAGGACGCGGTACGGGAGTTCCGGCCGTACTTCGACAACGCGCCGGTGTACGGGCACGGGCCGTCGCTGGAGGACTTCACCGAGCAGACGCCGCTCACGGTCGGTTCGCCCGAGCAGGTCATCGAGAAGACGCTGTCCTTCCGGGACTACGCCGGTGACTACCAGCGGCAGTTGTTCCTCGTGGACCATGCGGGGCTGCCGCTGAAGACCGTGCTGGAGCAGATCGACATGCTGGGCGAGGAGGTCGTGCCCGTGCTGCGGGAGGAGTTCGCCAAGAGGCGGGCGGCCGGGGTGCCGGACGCGCCCACGCACGCGGCGCGGGTCGCCGCGGCGGCGACCGAGGTGGCCGAGGTGGCCGAGGTGGCCGAGGCCGGCCAGGAGGTGAGCACGTCATGA